In Tripterygium wilfordii isolate XIE 37 chromosome 15, ASM1340144v1, whole genome shotgun sequence, one DNA window encodes the following:
- the LOC120016171 gene encoding beta-glucuronosyltransferase GlcAT14A yields the protein MGTTKLIMISFMVTSLLFSFLYILLFPTILTKPISRFNPVIKSNPVFLPNVDQNPYPVTFAYLISASKGDVGKLKRLLHALYHPGNYYLIHLDQEAPAAEQREVAAFVAEEVVFGLVGNVWIVGKPNLVTYRGPTMLATTLHGMAILLRSFKYWDWFINLSASDYPLVTQDDLIDAFSELPKDLNFIQHSSRLGWKLNRRGKPIMIDPALYSLNKSEIWWVIKRRSLPTAFKLYTGSAWTTLSRSFAEYCILGYENLPRTLLLYYTNFVSSPEGYFQTVVCNSEEYKNTTVNHDLHYISWDNPPKQHPRSLGPKDYRRMILSGRPFARKFKEKNLVLDWIDKELLKRHNGGFNYGGWCSDSESSGKSQRACSGLKSENYGVLRPGPGLRRLKSLLKKTLSAKFNKRQCR from the exons atgggTACTACTAAGCTTATCATGATCTCATTCATGGTAACCTCActcctcttctccttcctctacaTATTATTATTCCCAACAATACTAACCAAACCCATCTCCAGATTCAATCCAGTCATCAAGTCCAACCCAGTTTTTCTCCCCAATGTTGATCAAAACCCATATCCAGTCACATTTGCATACCTGATTTCAGCATCTAAAGGTGATGTGGGAAAGCTGAAAAGGCTGCTTCATGCTCTGTACCATCCTGGGAATTACTATTTGATACACTTGGACCAGGAGGCGCCGGCGGCGGAGCAAAGGGAGGTGGCTGCGTTTGTGGCGGAGGAAGTGGTGTTTGGGCTTGTGGGTAATGTTTGGATTGTTGGGAAACCCAATTTGGTAACTTATAGAGGCCCAACTATGCTTGCTACTACTCTCCATGGAATGGCTATTTTGTTGAGGAGCTTCAAGTATTGGGATTGGTTTATCAATCTTAGTGCCTCTGATTATCCTCTTGTGACCCAAGATG ATCTGATTGATGCATTTTCTGAGTTGCCAAAAGACCTCAATTTCATTCAACATTCCAGTCGCTTGGGTTGGAAATT GAATCGCAGAGGGAAGCCAATAATGATAGACCCAGCACTGTACAGTCTTAACAAATCAGAGATCTGGTGGGTTATCAAAAGGAGGAGTCTCCCCACTGCTTTCAAGCTCTATACAG GTTCAGCTTGGACTACACTATCAAGGTCATTCGCTGAGTACTGCATACTTGGTTATGAAAACTTACCCAGAACGCTCCTCCTCTACTACACCAACTTTGTCTCCTCTCCTGAAGGCTACTTCCAGACAGTCGTATGCAACTCCGAGGAGTACAAGAACACGACAGTCAACCATGACCTTCACTACATTTCTTGGGATAACCCTCCGAAACAGCATCCGAGATCTCTAGGTCCCAAAGATTACAGAAGAATGATTCTAAGTGGCCGTCCATTTGCCAGAAAATTCAAGGAGAAAAACTTGGTTCTTGACTGGATTGATAAGGAACTCCTTAAGAGACACAATGGAGGGTTCAATTACGGAGGTTGGTGTAGTGATTCTGAGAGTAGTGGGAAGAGCCAGCGAGCATGCTCTGGCTTGAAAAGCGAGAATTATGGTGTTTTGAGACCTGGACCCGGGTTGAGAAGGTTGAAAAGTCTGCTGAAGAAGACTCTTTCTGCCAAGTTCAACAAACGACAGTGCAGATGA
- the LOC120017032 gene encoding uncharacterized protein LOC120017032: MDCTMKMTSSNIIPVPSSPKMNLNNRIPCGFRYSGGVCIPRIRATALDGFAAHGDGSSSVVDMHRKRSSLESLFCYDKPIPEERIEKPVGVSIEEKLIGDNSRCTDCQAKGAVLCATCSGSGLYVDSILESQGIIVKVRCLGCGGTGNIMCSECGGRGHLGPK, from the exons ATGGATTGCACTATGAAGATGACCTCATCGAACATCATACCAGTTCCTTCTTCACCAAAAATGAATCTAAATAATAGGATTCCTTGTGGGTTTCGATACAGCGGAGGTGTTTGCATCCCAAGAATCCGTGCAACGGCTCTCGACGGCTTTGCTGCCCATGGG GACGGTTCAAGTTCAGTGGTAGATATGCATAGAAAAAGAAGTAGTCTTGAATCTCTGTTTTGCTATGACAAGCCTATACCCGAGGAGAGAATTGAGAAGCCAGTTGGTGTTTCCATAGAGGAAAAATTAATTGGAGATAATTCACGATGCACTGATTGTCAAGCAAAGGGGGCTGTCCTTTGTGCCACTTGCTCAGGTTCAGGCTTATATGTTGACTCAATATTGGAGAGCCAAGGAATCATTGTCAAAGTCCGATGCCTTG GTTGTGGAGGAACTGGTAACATCATGTGTTCCGAATGTGGCGGTCGAGGTCATCTTGGACCGAAGTGA
- the LOC120015993 gene encoding FT-interacting protein 7: MAEICSRKLFVEVCNAKNLMPKDGQGTASAYAIVDFDGQRRRTKTKFRDLNPQWDELLEFLVHDKDSMATEILEINLYNDKKFGKRSNFLGKVKIAGSGFVKSGSESLVYFPLEKRSVFSQIKGELGLKVYYIDEDPPAEKAEPVKEAAAEEKPPENPKPEDEKNEEKTDEKKEEEKTEEKPNEAAKVEEKPNPPPEEKPKPEEAPPAASPPAEVENPLLAQSDKGKHSKEKTEIIKRPNLGASDPELRSMGGDRSHGTYDLVARMPFYYIRVVKAKLVKSEHSGPMYAKLVIGTNTVKTKSQSDNKDWDQVFAFDKEGLNSSSLEISVCVEEKKEKDQSTESCLGTVSFDLQEVPNRVPPDSPLAPQWYTLESEASPGNDVMIAVWLGTQADEAFQEAWQSDSGGLIPETRAKIYLSPKLWYLRLTVIQTQDLQLGSGSEPKVKRPELYVKGQLGAQVFKTSRTSVGSSSSSSSTNPTWNEDLVFVAAEPFEPFLIITVEDVTNGETVGNAKIQMASIEKRIDDRTDAKSRWFNLAGDENKPYAGRIHVKVCLEGGYHVLDEASHVTSDVRAAAKQLAKAPIGLLEVGIRGATNLLPVKTKDGTRGTTDAYVVAKYGPKWVRTRTILDRFNPRWNEQYSWDVFDPCTVLTIGAFDNGRYKLDEAGKPGKDVRIGKIRVRLSTLDTNRVYLNTYSLTVILPGGAKKMGEVEIAVRFCSSSWLTLIQAYACPMLPRMHYVRPLGPAQQDILRHTAMRIVTTRLARSEPALGQEVVQYMLDSDTHVWSMRKSKANWFRVVGCLSRAATLARWIDGIRTWLHPPTTIMVHVLLAAVVLCPHLVLPTVFMYAFMILLLRSRYRHRVPHNMDPRLSYVDVVGPDELDEEFDGFPTTKPPEVVRVRYDRLRALAGRAQTLLGDVAAQVERLEALYNWRDPRASGIFVVFCLLASLVFYVVPFKAFVLVWGFYYFRHPRFRDDMPSVPLNFFRRLPSLSDQIL, from the coding sequence ATGGCGGAGATATGCTCCAGGAAGTTGTTCGTAGAGGTTTGCAATGCGAAGAATCTGATGCCGAAGGACGGACAGGGGACGGCGAGCGCGTATGCTATCGTTGACTTCGACGGCCAACGGCGGCGGACCAAGACGAAGTTCCGAGATCTGAACCCGCAGTGGGACGAGCTGCTTGAGTTTCTTGTCCATGACAAGGACTCCATGGCTACCGAAATCCTCGAGATCAATCTATACAACGACAAGAAGTTTGGGAAGCGAAGCAACTTTTTAGGAAAAGTGAAGATCGCCGGCAGTGGCTTTGTTAAGTCCGGATCGGAATCGCTTGTGTATTTTCCGTTGGAGAAACGGAGTGTTTTCTCGCAGATCAAGGGGGAGCTGGGACTAAAAGTATATTACATTGATGAGGATCCGCCCGCGGAGAAAGCTGAGCCGGTGAAGGAAGCGGCAGCGGAGGAGAAGCCACCTGAGAATCCGAAACCGGAAGATGAGAAGAACGAAGAGAAAacagatgaaaagaaagaggaggagaaaaCGGAAGAGAAGCCTAACGAAGCTGCTAAAGTGGAAGAGAAGCCGAATCCACCACCGGAGGAGAAACCAAAGCCGGAGGAGGCTCCTCCAGCAGCTTCTCCACCGGCGGAGGTGGAGAATCCTTTGTTAGCTCAAAGTGATAAAGGAAAACATAGTAAAGAGAAAACAGAGATCATAAAACGGCCGAATCTTGGCGCAAGTGATCCTGAACTCCGATCAATGGGCGGAGATCGGAGCCACGGTACATACGATCTCGTTGCTCGCATGCCTTTTTATTATATTCGCGTGGTTAAGGCCAAATTAGTAAAATCTGAACACAGTGGTCCAATGTATGCGAAGCTTGTTATCGGCACAAACACTGTTAAAACCAAGAGCCAATCTGATAATAAAGATTGGGATCAAGTGTTCGCTTTCGACAAAGAAGGATTAAATTCCAGTTCACTGGAAATTTCAGTTTGTgtagaagagaagaaagaaaaagatcaaTCTACAGAGAGTTGTCTTGGAACGGTGTCGTTTGATTTGCAAGAGGTGCCAAATAGAGTTCCACCAGATAGTCCATTAGCTCCTCAATGGTACACTTTGGAGTCCGAAGCTTCGCCGGGAAACGATGTCATGATCGCTGTTTGGCTGGGAACTCAAGCAGATGAAGCATTTCAAGAGGCATGGCAGTCGGATTCAGGTGGATTGATACCAGAGACCCGAGCCAAGATATATTTGTCTCCAAAGCTGTGGTATTTGAGACTAACGGTTATCCAAACCCAAGATTTGCAACTTGGTTCGGGGTCCGAGCCTAAGGTCAAAAGGCCTGAACTTTACGTAAAGGGTCAACTTGGAGCACAGGTTTTCAAAACAAGTCGGACTTCTGTCGGGTCATCATCGTCCAGCTCAAGTACTAACCCGACTTGGAATGAAGATCTGGTTTTTGTAGCAGCTGAGCCGTTTGAGCCGTTTTTAATAATCACAGTAGAAGATGTAACAAATGGAGAAACAGTAGGCAACGCAAAAATACAGATGGCAAGCATCGAGAAGCGAATAGATGATCGGACGGATGCGAAATCACGGTGGTTCAACTTGGCAGGTGACGAGAATAAGCCTTACGCAGGGAGAATACACGTCAAAGTCTGTTTGGAAGGAGGGTATCACGTGCTAGACGAGGCATCTCACGTGACCAGCGATGTCCGAGCCGCAGCTAAGCAGCTAGCCAAGGCTCCAATTGGATTACTTGAGGTGGGGATCCGTGGTGCGACTAATTTGCTCCCCGTGAAAACCAAGGATGGTACACGTGGCACTACTGACGCTTACGTGGTTGCCAAGTATGGACCAAAATGGGTTCGTACTCGTACAATACTCGATCGATTCAATCCACGGTGGAACGAGCAGTACAGTTGGGATGTGTTTGATCCTTGCACCGTACTTACCATAGGTGCATTTGATAATGGACGGTACAAGCTCGACGAAGCAGGAAAGCCAGGAAAAGACGTTAGGATTGGAAAGATACGTGTACGGTTGTCAACACTTGATACGAATCGGGTCTACCTGAATACATACTCACTCACCGTAATACTCCCTGGTGGGGCCAAGAAAATGGGGGAGGTGGAGATAGCCGTTAGATTCTGTTCCTCATCATGGCTCACTTTAATACAAGCCTACGCTTGTCCAATGCTTCCTAGAATGCACTACGTCCGTCCACTGGGTCCCGCACAGCAAGACATACTGCGCCACACTGCGATGCGGATAGTCACAACAAGGCTCGCTCGGTCCGAGCCAGCTTTGGGTCAAGAGGTGGTTCAGTATATGCTAGATAGTGACACACACGTATGGAGCATGAGGAAAAGTAAAGCTAATTGGTTCAGGGTAGTGGGTTGCCTCTCACGTGCGGCAACTTTGGCTCGTTGGATTGATGGGATTCGGACATGGTTGCACCCACCTACCACTATCATGGTCCACGTTCTTCTCGCGGCAGTGGTGTTATGTCCACATCTGGTCCTCCCCACTGTATTCATGTACGCCTTCATGATCCTACTGTTAAGATCTCGGTATCGCCATAGGGTCCCACACAACATGGATCCGAGACTCTCTTATGTTGATGTAGTGGGCCCCGACGAGCTTGATGAAGAGTTTGATGGGTTTCCCACCACAAAACCACCTGAGGTGGTTCGCGTAAGATACGATCGGCTTCGGGCCTTGGCGGGGAGGGCCCAGACGCTATTAGGTGACGTGGCGGCCCAAGTGGAGCGTTTGGAGGCATTGTATAATTGGAGGGACCCAAGAGCGAGTGGAATATTCGTAGTCTTTTGTCTACTTGCTTCACTGGTCTTCTACGTGGTCCCATTTAAGGCCTTTGTGTTGGTGTGGGGGTTCTACTACTTCCGCCACCCACGGTTCCGCGATGACATGCCGTCGGTCCCCCTCAACTTTTTCAGGCGACTACCGTCGCTGTCCGATCAAATTCTTTAG